A single region of the Longimicrobiales bacterium genome encodes:
- a CDS encoding multicopper oxidase domain-containing protein: APLDFGKMSSTMPDFVVCNGRPDQYIRNPLRVRRGERVRFYVVSAGPSHPCSFHVVGEQFDNVWLGAPPSNPLRGVQTFAVPPGGGMIFDFVADIAGEFPFVNHGFGHGQKGAIGFLNVLEST; the protein is encoded by the coding sequence CGCGCCGCTCGATTTCGGCAAGATGTCGAGCACGATGCCCGACTTCGTCGTCTGCAACGGCCGGCCGGACCAGTACATCCGGAATCCGCTGCGCGTGCGGCGCGGCGAGCGCGTGCGCTTCTACGTGGTCTCCGCCGGGCCGTCCCACCCCTGCAGCTTCCACGTCGTCGGCGAGCAGTTCGACAACGTCTGGCTCGGTGCGCCGCCGTCGAATCCGCTGCGCGGCGTGCAGACGTTCGCGGTGCCGCCGGGCGGCGGCATGATCTTCGACTTCGTGGCCGACATCGCGGGCGAGTTCCCGTTCGTGAACCACGGCTTCGGGCACGGCCAGAAGGGCGCGATCGGGTTTCTGAACGTGCTGGAGTCGACGTGA